The genomic interval AATACAATTTAAATAAACCCATTAATAGTTAAAAACTCTTCTGTTAAAACAGACTTTTTCTTTCTACTATCTTTTTTAAATCCTAAAAGCTTTTCAACATACTTACCAATAGAGTCACATTCTATATTTACTAAATCACCAATTTTTCTTTTAGTTAATGTTGTCTCTTCCTGGCTATGAGGAATTACTGAAACTTTAAAACTTTCCCCTTTAACCTCTGCAATAGTTAAACTTATTCCATCAATAGCTATAGAACCTTTATAAACTATATATTTGCTTAATTCATATGAAACTTTAATTTCTACCCATATTGCTTCCCCCTCATCTTTAAAAGAAATTATTTCTCCAGTGGAATCAATATGGCCAGTTACTATATGTCCATTAAATCTGCCATTAATACTCATGGCTCTTTCTAAGTTCACCTTACTTGATTTTTTTAAGTTTCCAAGATTACTTTTTCTTAAGGTTTCTCCCATAACATATGCAGTAAAATAATCTTTTCCCTTAGTTGTTATAGTTAAGCAAACTCCATTTGTTGATATACTATCACCTATCTTTGTATCCTCTAAGACCTTATTAGCTCTTATTTTCAGTAAAGATGATTTTTCATTTTTATCTATGCTTATAACTTCTCCTATTTCTTCTACAATACCAGTAAACATATTATTCACTTCCTTTTTCTATTAACTAAGGCCACATTCAATTAAAATATCCTTATCAAAATTCTTCAAATTTACTTCAGGAAATTCAAAGGCGTCTAAAACATTTCTTATTCCTTCCCCTTCAACAGGAGTAATAGCATTTTTTCCTCCAAAAACTTTTGGTGCAACAAAGGCATATATCTTATTTACTTTTTTATTTTCTAAAAAAGTAAAATTTAAATTTCCTCCTCCTTCAATAAGAACTGAATCAATATTTTTTTCTTTTAAACACTCTAAAACCTGATTAATATTAATTTTTCCTTCATCTAAATTTACTTCTATTACCTCTATACCTATATCTTTTAATTTTTCATTTTTTATCTTATCTTTTTTATTTGTTGTAAAAATTAAGGTTTTTGACTCATTTTGATTTTTTAATATTTCTGAATCTAAAGGAATTCTTAATTTACTATCAAGTACTATCCTAAAATGCTTTCTTTCTAACTCTTTATTTTTATTAAGTCTACATCTTAAATCTGGATTATCCTTTAAAACAGTATTTATTCCAACCATTATTGAGCTATATTTATTTCTTAAGGAATGAACAAACTCTCTTGATTTTCTATTAGTTATCCATTTTGATTTAAATTCCTTAGTTGCTATTTTTCCATCTAAGGTCATTGCCCATTTAAGTGCAATAAAAGGTCTGTTTTCCTTAATATAAAAATTAAATATCTCATTTAATCTAATACATTCCTTTTCTAAAACTCCTACCTTAACCTCTATGCCTGACTCTCTTAAAATTTTAATACTCTTTCCTGATACTAAAGGATTTTGGTCTAAGGTTCCAACTACTACTCTCTTAAATTTATTTTTAATTATGGCTTCTATACATGGAGGAGTTTTACCATAGTGACAACAAGGTTCTAAGGTAACATATATTGTTGCTCCCTCAGTAGATTTAATAGAACTATTAATAGCATTAATTTCAGCATGATTTCCTCCAAAAAACTCATGATATCCTTGTCCTATTATTTCTCCACCCTTAACAATAACAGCTCCTACCAAAGGATTTGGATTTACATATCCCTCTCCTTTTCTAGCTAATTCCAAAGCTTTTTTCATAAAAAATTCATCCAAGTTATCCTCTCCTTCCAAATTCTTCTTTAGAAGTACCTAATAAAAAATAAAAGCTCTGAGTAAATTTAAACTCAGGGCTTTTATTAGTTATCCAAGTAATTGAAGTTATTTAAATAGAATCTTAAAATTTTAATTAATATATCTAAAAATATTAGGCTTAATAAAATTTAAAACTGGTTTAAATAAATCCTTTAAATATATTTCTATATTTCTAAAAATAAAAATTTTAACCAATTCAAAATAATTAATAACGATATAAATAGTATAAAAAGTAAAGCTCTGAACAAAAAATGTTCAGAGCTAAAGATTCTAAAGCACAACAATCCATTTAATATGCATATAAAACATAATAAAAAGATAACTTATTAGATATTCTTCTTTCATCCAGACTTTACTGTCGGCCTCGGAGTTTCACCGAATCATGCTAAACTAGCTCGCGGGCTTTACCGCCGGTAGGGAATTTCACCCTGCCCTGAAGAATTTTTATTAAATTATATCTATAAATTACCATTTAAACTTTTTCATGTCAATTCAGTATTAAGTTTATAAAATCTAATTCTCACTATATAATCATCACATATTCTTTATTTCCTCAATAATGCTACTTTTTATATTATCCATTGGAAAAAGTGTGCCTGGACATAAAGTATCCACAACTTCCCTGTGTGGAAGTATATCTTTTATTGGATATTTTAAGCTTAAATAAGTTCCTAGTTTAACAAGTGAATTTTTTTGTGCCTCTTTTAAACCCTCTTTTTCAAAGTTTCCTTCAATGCATATTCCTAAGGTATTATAATTTGCATTTTTTGCATGAGCTCCTATTACATTTTCATCTCTACCTTTATAAATTGTCCCATCCTCCCTTATATAAAAATGATATCCTATTCCACTCCATCCATTATCTAAATGAAACTTATGAATATCTTCTGGAGTTTCTGGTGAATCTGTTGCTGAATGATGAATAATTAATCTTTTAGGTGAATTCCCCTTTTTAAGCCCGCTTCCCCATTTATAATCAACTTCTTTTATATCTAATTCCTGCCTCATTTTTTCTAACTCTCTACTTGAAATATTCTTTTTATAAGCATCTCTATAACTCTCATCTTTATTCATTTTAGAAAAAACAAAGAAAATACTTCCACCAATAATCAATATAATACTAATTAAAAATATAAGTCTTCTTCTAAAAATCTTTTTTCTTCTCTTTGATAAATTAATATTCTTAATTTTAGTATGCTCCAACTCTGCTCTTCCCCCTTTTATTTTTTTAATATAGCACCCCAATATTTCAGTTCCTATTTTAAAATATTAAAAAACACCATAGTATTTAAAAACCTTATATGTAAATAATAAACAAAATCCTTTTTAATCTCTACCTTATTTTTAATAATTTACATTTTGTTGCCTCTATAATTTTTTATTTCATACTTAAAATATTTTAAATCCTAACCTTAAATTATTATGAATCTTACTATACACATAAAAATAAACTTTTATTTTAAATAAGCTTTTTTTTAAATTTTATAATTAATTTCTTATTTAACTAATATTATGTATAGATAAGTTTTTTTGGAGGAGGTATTTAATATTGAAAAGATCATATAGAGATATGGCCATAATAAGAAAAAGACTTTCGTTTATCCTAGCATTTATTATAATTATGTGTTTTATACTAAGCATTAGATTATCTTATGTAATGATAGTTAAAGGACCTGAATATGCAGAACTAGCTGTTGAACAATGGACAAACGAAGTTAAAATATCTGCAAGAAGAGGAAAAATACTAGATAGGGATCTAAACGAGCTTGCTGTTAGTTCTAATGTTTATAGAGTTGACTTCAACCTAAATGCAATTAGATCTTATACAAAGAAAACTGGAAAAACTAATGAAGAATTAGCTTTAGAAATTTCTAAGGTTCTTGAAATGGATAAGGATACAGTTTTAAAAAAATTAGAATTTAAACTTCCTTCTGGAGCTCCTGCTGGTGCTGCAATCCTTGCTAGAAGAATAGAAAAGGAGAAAGCTGATAAAGTTAAAGAATTAGAAATACCAGGAGTAATGGTTTCTCCAGATACTCAAAGATACTATCCTAATGATAATTTTCTTTCTCATGTACTAGGTACTACTAACTCTGACGGTGTTGGACTAAATGGTATTGAGCTAAAATATGATAGAGTTTTATCTGGAAGTCCTGGATTAAAAATAACTGAGATGGTTAAAGACGGTGCTGAATATCCTTATACTATTTCTAGATTTACAGCCCCTGTAGATGGCAAAGATGTAGTCTTAACAATTGATGAAAAATTACAATACTTTGCTGAACAAATCGCTGAAATAGGTTTAGTACATCATAATGCTGATGCAGCATCAGTAATAATAATGAATCCAAACAATGGTGAAATCTTAGCTATGTCTAACAAACCAGACTTTAATCCAAATAAACCTTATGATGGGGCTGAAAATTTTTCTGGAAATACTTCCTCAGATAGAATTCAAAAAATGTGGAGAAATAGATCTGTTTCAGACTCCTTCGAACCTGGTTCTATTTTTAAGATAATAACAGCTTCCGCCGCAGTCCAAGAAGGGGTAGCTGGTAAGGATGAAACCTATACCTGTAGTGGTGGTCTTCAAAAAGGTGATAGATTCATTAAATGCTGGAAAAGAGGTGGCCATGGCACTCAAACCTTTGAAGAAATAATACAAAATTCATGTAACGTTGGATTTATGAATTTAGGAGAAAAATTAGGTGCTGAAAAATTAAATGAATATATTAAAAAATTTGGTCTTGGAAAAAAATCCGGTGTAGATTTACCTGGTGAATCTCCTGGAATAGTTAAGAAAACAGAAAATATAACAGATATGGACTTAGCAACTATTTCTTTTGGTCAAACTAATACTGTTAACCCAATTCAATTCATGACTGCAGTTAATGCCGTTGCCAATGGTGGCACATTAATTCAACCCCATGTTGTTAAAGAAATAAGTTATATAGATGAAAATAATGATAGAGTTATAGATGAAACCTTTGTCCCTAAAAAAACAGAAAATTTAATAAGCAAAGAAACTGCTGATCAAATAAAATTAGCCCTAGAAAACGCAGTAAAAAATGGATCAGCAAAAGGAGCTTATAAAGAAGGATATGGAGTTGCTGGTAAAACAGGTACTGCCCAAAAAGTTAATCCTGAAACTGGTGGATATGGTGGAGGATATGTAGCTTCCTTTGTTGGTTTTGCTCCTTATGATAATCCACAAATATCTGTTATGGTATCTGTTGATAATCCTAAAAATGGAGAATATTATGGTGGTAGAGTTGCAGCACCTTTAGCTGGAATGCTACTCCAAAATATATTTAACTATATAGATTTAACAGAATTCCACTTAGATGAAAAACTTCCTGAAAAAGAAACTGTTATAATTCCTGAAGTTCGTGGATTACCTATAAATGATGCTACAAGTATGCTAAAAGAATTAAGTATATCTTACGAAATAGAAGGTGAAGGTGAATTTATAGTTGAAAGTAATCCTGCTCCTGGCTATCCAATATCTCCTGATACAAAAATAACTTTAATAGCTGGTGATAGTTCAAACTTAAATAGTGATGTTATAATTCCAGACTTTAAAAACTATTCTAAAGAATCTGCTGAAAAACTTCTTAATCAGTTAGGTCTTATAGGAGAATTTGTTGGTGAAGGACCATCTGTAACTAAGCAAAGTATTTCACCTGATGAAGTTGTAAATGGAAATTCAAAAATTACATTAACCTTAGGATATTAAAAAATTGTTAATGTAAAATGTATACATTCCTTATTTAAATAATTATTTAATGGTTAAAATTATTTAATTTCAAAATATAGGCTTAAATATTAAAATTATTTAATTCCATTTATTTGACATTAAATGCAAAAAGTTTTATAAATATTTTGTAAACATTATTAACTTTTTTTAAAAACTGTTTGATACTTAAGTGGCTTTCCTAAATTAGCCTTTACTACATCGAAACTTTTTCCTTTGCTATTTTAGGTGTTAAACATTATTCAGTCAATGAGAGTACATAAGTGCTCTCATTTTTTTATTTAAAATAATTAGTAATTCTAAAAGAGGCTTATATCAAAATAACTTTTAATAAAACTTGCAAACATTCTAAAGCTCATCTAACTACTCTTTTTATAATGTTTGCAAGTTTTATTATTATATTTTGATACAGCCTCATCACCATTTTAAAGCTATCTTCTTGCAAAATCTACAAACTTAAATTTATCTGGTCTATGTCTTGACTCTGTATATTGAAATAATTTTCTTCCTTCTAAATATGTATAACTTTTAACCACAGCTACCATATCATATCCTCTTAAATCTAAAAGTCTTTGATCTTCCTCAGTAGCAGTTTGTACTGTTATCTCTTTTTCAGCATAGGCTATTTTTAACCCTAATTCTCCCTCTATATATTTATATAAAGAATCCTTGCATATTTCTTCTGTAAGTCTTGGAACAAACTCTGCATTTAAATAGTCCTTATCTAAAATTATCTTTTCACCATCAATATTTCTAACTCTTACTACACTCCAAACATATTTATTAGGAGAAACCTCTAATTTTTTCATAAGGCTATCACTAGGACTTTTTAATGTTAATTCCTCTAATATAGTTTCGCACTCTTTTCCTAAGCTATTTTCAATCTCTTTAAAGCTCTTTATACCTGACACAGGAAAATCAAATTTATTCATATCAAGTACAAAGGATCCCTTACCTTTAGATTTTTCAATATACCCATTTTGCTCTAATAAATTTAAGGATTTTCTTACAGTATCCCTAGATACATTATATTCATCCATAAGTTGTGATTCTGAAGGCAATTTAGTATTTGCTTCAAAAATTCCACTATCTATTTTTCCAACAATATCATTATATATTTTTAAATACTTACTAGACATATTTTAAACTCTCCCCAACCTATAATTATAACTTTTACTACTTTTAAAACTTTGTATAATAAATAACTCAATATTTATTATTACCTATAAATATTAAAATTCAATTATATTTTAACATAATAGTAAGTTTTAAGTGAATTTCAAAAAAATAAAGGAGTTGCATCTTATTTAAAATACAACCCCTTCTTAATTTGTAATATATAATTGATGCGCAAAGTATATCTTTTATACTATTGAAATCTCAAATTTTTCAATTATTATATATTACTTTTCTAATTTATAAACTATTGATTCATATGGTCTTAACTTTAAACTTAATAAATCTAATGTACTATCCTTATAATTAGATATTAAAATACTCTTATTGTAATTTTCTAGCCCTTCAATTTCCTTTGATAAATCTACTAAGCACTCTTCTCCATAGAAGTTATTTATAACAAGTAACTTTTCACCATTATAATTTCTTTCATAAGCATAAACTTTAGGATGATCTTCTAAAAACTGAATGTAATCTCCATAGGCTATTACATCTTCATTCTTTCTTAATTCAATAAGTTTCTTATAATGATAAAATACAGAATCCTTATTTTCTAAAGCTCTTTCAACATTTATTTCTCTATAATTATTAGCAATATTTATCCAAGGAGTTCCTGTAGTAAACCCAGCATTTTTTTCTTCATTCCATTGAACAGGAGTTCTTGAGTTATCTCTTGATTTGCTCTTAAGGATTTCCATTATTTCTTTTTCATCAATTCCCTCTTCTTTTAAAATATTGAAATAGTTTATTGATTCTACATCTCTATATTCTTCAATACTTTCAAAACCTGGATTTGTCATTCCAATTTCTTCTCCTTGATATACATAAGGAGTTCCACTCATCATATGAATTGAAGTCGCTAGCATTTTTGAAGATTCATTAAAGTATTTCTTTACATCTCCAAATCTTGAATTAACTCTTGGTTGATCGTGGTTACACCAAAAAACAGCATTCCAGCCTCCTCCATTAATCATTCCTCTTTGCCAATTATTAAAAAGTTTTTTTAATTCAATAAAATCAAAATCCATTAAAGACCATTTTTGACCATCTTTATAATCAACCTTTAAATGATGAAAATTAAATACCATTGATAATTCTTTTTCCTTAGGATTAGAATATTTTATACAGTTTTCTATAGTTGTTGATGACATTTCACCAACAGTTACTATTTCTACATCTTTACCAAAAGTTCTTTCATTAAGTTCTTTTAAATACTCATGTATTCTATGCCCATCAGTATAAAATCTTCTTCCATCTCCTTCATAATCATTTTCAAATTTTTCTGGCTTAGAAATAAGGTTTATAACATCTAATCTAAATCCTTTAACCCCTTTATCTATCCAGAAATTCACCACTTTATAGATTTCTTCTCTTAATTCTTTATTATCCCAGTTTAAATCAGCCTGTGAAACATCAAATAAATGTAGGTAATACTCTCCTAGCTCCTCAACATACTCCCAAGCATTCCCTCCAAACTTTGAAATCCAATTTGTTGGTGGTTCTCCTTTTTTTCCTTCTTTAAAAATGTAATAATTTTTATATTTTTCTTCGCCCTTTAAAGCTCTTTTAAACCATTCATGCTCTGTAGAAGTATGATTAAAAACCATATCAAGCATAATATCTATATTTCTGCCTTTAGCTTCTTTAACCAATTCTTCAAAATCTTCCATAGTTCCATATCTAGGATCAATTTTATAATAATCTGCTATATCATATCCATTATCTTTTTGAGGAGATACATAAAATGGAGTCATCCAAATATAATCTACTCCTAAATTTTTAAGATAATCTAATTTTTCAATTACTCCTCTTAAATCTCCAAGACCATCTCCATTTGAATCCTTAAATGATTTTGGATATATCTGATAAACAACACTTTTCTTAAAATCTTTCATAATTCACACCTCACACAACTTGTACGTATAAGTTATTTTAAATATATTCTAATTCACTCTTTCTGTCAACACTTGTTAAATTTTAAATATAATTTCTAATTATATTTAAATCCGTAATTTAATAGATCTTACCTAGTATTTCATGTGTTATTTCACCTAAAATCTATATAAGCAAAAGGTGGAGTTACCCCCACCTTTTTATATTATTTTGAAGCCATATTAGCTAATTTTGTCTTTGAGAACACTATTGTTAAGATGAATGGTACAACTATTGCTATTCCCATTGCAACTAAATACATTAACATACTAGATGATTGCATTGATAAGATTGCTGGTAATCCACCAACTCCTACTGAGTTTGCCATACATCCCATTGCCATTGAGAACATACCAGAAACTCCTGCTCCAATCATAGAAGCTATGAATGGATATAGATATTTTAAGTTAACCCCAAACATTGCAGGTTCAGTTACCCCTAAATATCCTGAAATACATGCTGGTATTGATATTTGTTTTTCATCTTCATCTTTTCTATTTACATATATCATAGCTAAAACTGCTGATGCTTGAGCTATATTTGATAATGCAATTATTGGCCATAAGAATGTTCCACCTATATCACTTATAAGTTGTAAATCAACTGGTAATAAAGTATGATGTAATCCTGTTATAACTAATGGTGCATAAATCATTCCAAAAATTCCTGCAAATAACCATCCAAATGATGATGTTAAGCCTGCCACTATAGCTCCTGATATTACGCTACCTATTTTCCAACCTATAGGTCCTAAAACAGTGTGTGCTAATAATACTGTTGGAATTACTGAGAAAAATGGTACTATTATCATTTGTATAGGACCTGGTGTAATCTTCTTAAATAATCTTTCTAAGTAAACAAAAGTGAATCCAACCATGATTGCTGGTAAAACTTGTGCTTGATATCCTATCATTGGAACTTGAGCAAATCCAAAGTCCCAAACTGGAGCAGCGGCTCCATTACCTGCACTATATGCATTTAATAATTGTGGAGATACTAAAGTTATACCAATAACTATTCCTAGCATTTGATCTGCTCCCATTTTCTTAGCAATTGACCAAACAACTCCTACAGGTAAGAAGTGGAATATTGCCTCTCCTATTAACCATAAGAAACTATGTGTTCCTGCCCAGAATTGAGAAATTTCAACTAAACTCTTAGTTCCATCTTCAAATAATTTCATATCTCCGATTACATTACGGAATCCTAATATAAGACCTCCAACTATGATAGCTGGTATTAACGGAGCAAATATTTCTGCTAAGCCTGCAACTGCTCTCTGAACTATATTCATATTCTTCTTAGCAGCCTTCTTGACTTCTTCCTTACTTTCTCCAGATACTCCAGTCTGTCCAACAAAATCATTATAAAAAGTTGCAACTTCTGGTCCAATTATTACTTGAAACTGTCCTGCTTGTGTAAAAGTTCCTTTTACACAAGGAATAGCTTTTATTTTTTCAACATCTGCTTTGCTTGTATCATTTAAAACGAATCTCATTCTTGTAGCACAGTGAGTAACTGCAGCTACGTTTTCTTTTCCGCCTATGTACTCTGTTAGTAACTTTGCATCTTTTTCAAACTTACTCATCTTTTTCCCTCCATAACTTGTACGTATATCTTATGGCTTTATACTAACATATACGTATATGTTGTGTCAACCTTTTCATTAATCCTTTTCAAAAGTTTTTTATTTACTATTTTTATCATTAAATAATAAAATATTTAACTTATAGTTAGTAGTTTAAAAATAATTAATATACAAGTTACTAAAATATTTATAAGATGAAATTAAACTTTAAAATTTAAAACTATCAGAAATAAAAAAGAAGCCAATGAAAATTACTATAAACTCTCATTTAACTTCTCTTTATAAAACTATTTTAGGTTAATATATTTTTTATTTTAAACTTAATAAATTAATATTATAAACCTTGTTTATTCTAAATTTATTTCCTTAGAATATAATATAGTTTCTCTAGGATCATGAAAATAATCTTTTCCATTTTCATCTACAAATGGTTTATAAATTTCAACTTTTATTTTTTTAATATCTTCACCTTCCTTAGCAATAGTTGATAAGTATTCTCCATAACTAGATAATTCTTCTCCACTGCTTGTTCTTAATATATTCCCTTTTTCATCATAAACTCTTACCCAGTAATTATTCTTTTCTCTGTCATAGCCAGTAGTAACTAATTTTAATTTAATTGGAGTTGCTATTACTTCTTTAATACCAACACCCTCCTTATTCATATCATTAACTTCTATACACTTAGATAAAGATTTATCAACTTTTACTGGCACTTTAAAGTTCCAAGTTCCTTCTAATACATTATCTTTATCTCTCTCACTATTCCATCCTTCTTCAACTATTGAATTGAAATTTATTATAAATTCAAATTCATCTGGAATCCTCATGTTTAAGCTTGTTAAATTGTACTCTTCTACTCCAACAAAAGTATGATCATCTATGAATCTTCCTTCTAATCCTGAAACTCCACTATTATCTAACTCACTATCTGTAAAACTTACTTTAGCTTCAGCTCCGTAATCTAATTGCATTTGTTCAATTTTTTCTGCTTGTTCTTTAGTTATGTCATAATCTTTCACAGGATCATATTTATATTTTATATATTTAAAAGGTTCTTTACTTTCAATTACATAGCTTACATATAAATTCTGTCCATCACAAAGAATCTCTGACAAAGTTATTCCTACCCCATTATTAGAGACAGTCTGATTAACTTCTGTTGCATATTTTGAGTAATCCCCTTTATTCCATATTTCCTTTTGTATTCTTTCAAAAGCATTCTTGATTACTGGAACCCCATAAGCCAAGGTGGTTGTACCAACACCAATTCCAGTAATTATTGCAAGTCCTGCTGCAATATTTTTAAATACTTTCTTATACCCTTTACCTTTTATTTTATTTTTCTTTTTATCCTCATGAGCCATATTTATTGCCTCATCTATAATATCATCTAAATTATTTGGTAAATTTATCTTATCTAAGTCTTTTTTATTCATTTAAATAGCCCTCCTTTAAAACCTCACCTAAAGCTTGTTTTGCTCTTCTTAAATAAGTTTTAACTGTGTTTTCTGGAATTTCCATAACCTTTGAGATATCTTTTATTTTCATATCATTAAAGTACATCATGATTATTACTGTTTTATAATTATCATTTAATAAATCTATTGCATTATATAAATCTAACTTTTCCTCTGTAGATATTTCACATTTTTCTTTTCTTATCGGTGTACTTTCATCCAACATTTCATTTTTTCCTTTTTTCTTTAGAAAATCAATTGATACATTTATTAAAATTCTTGTAATCCATGTGTTAAAAAACTTTGCTTTTTTTAATTTTTCAATATTTAAAAAGGCTCTATATACGGTTTCATGTATAACTTCAAGAGCATCCTGCTCATCTTTAACATATAGAAACGCCATTTTGTATAAGTATTCTTTATTCTTTTTTATAAGGATTCCAAAGGATTCTTTATTTCCTTTCATTGATTCTTTTATTAATCTAATTTCATTTAATTCATTTTTTCTATCTATATCTAGATATGATATACTCATAGTTTTTTCCATCTTTCCCCTCCTAGCAAAAACTTTAACATCGATGTCTACATACATTAGTCTTTTTAAGTAGCTAGAAAGTTTCAAATTTTTTATTTTTTCTTTAAGTTAGGTTTCATTTAAAAACTTTCTAAAATAATATTCTTTAAACACTCCTTCACTAAAAACTATACTAATTATAAATTAAGCAATAAAAAAAGCATAT from Clostridium perfringens carries:
- a CDS encoding DUF4179 domain-containing protein, coding for MNKKDLDKINLPNNLDDIIDEAINMAHEDKKKNKIKGKGYKKVFKNIAAGLAIITGIGVGTTTLAYGVPVIKNAFERIQKEIWNKGDYSKYATEVNQTVSNNGVGITLSEILCDGQNLYVSYVIESKEPFKYIKYKYDPVKDYDITKEQAEKIEQMQLDYGAEAKVSFTDSELDNSGVSGLEGRFIDDHTFVGVEEYNLTSLNMRIPDEFEFIINFNSIVEEGWNSERDKDNVLEGTWNFKVPVKVDKSLSKCIEVNDMNKEGVGIKEVIATPIKLKLVTTGYDREKNNYWVRVYDEKGNILRTSSGEELSSYGEYLSTIAKEGEDIKKIKVEIYKPFVDENGKDYFHDPRETILYSKEINLE
- a CDS encoding sigma-70 family RNA polymerase sigma factor, yielding MEKTMSISYLDIDRKNELNEIRLIKESMKGNKESFGILIKKNKEYLYKMAFLYVKDEQDALEVIHETVYRAFLNIEKLKKAKFFNTWITRILINVSIDFLKKKGKNEMLDESTPIRKEKCEISTEEKLDLYNAIDLLNDNYKTVIIMMYFNDMKIKDISKVMEIPENTVKTYLRRAKQALGEVLKEGYLNE